The stretch of DNA ATATATTGGGCATAAAAAATTATCTATATTATATAAAAAACAACTAAAGGAAAAGTTTCCTAAAATATTTACAGATAAATCAGATATATCTTATTGTTTTTTTAAAATAGGTTATGACTTATTAAAAGATGGTCAGAATTTAACATATATTACTTCTAGATATTTTATAGAAGCACCTTCAGCTATCAATTTGAGAAAATTTATACACAGTGAATTTGATATAAAAAAAATAATTGATTTTTATGGACATAAAGTTTTTAAGCAGGTAGGCGTTAGTCCTGCAATTATAAATTGTGTTAAGAGTAAACAGAACAGTTTGACTTCAGATATATTTAGATTAGGTGATAATAGTAATTTTAAAATAAAGAATATAAATCAATTTCCATATGATATTTTTTATAATTATACTGTAGATAGCAATAACTTTAGCGTTCAAAAATGGGTTTTACTTAGTAATGAAGAAAAAAAGATATACAATAAAATAGATAAACAAGGGGATTATGTACTAAAAAATTTATGCAATAGTTATCAGGGAATTATAACAGGCTGTGACAGAGCGTTTATTGTTAATAAACAGCAAATTTCACAATTTAACTTAGAGACAGATATAATTTTACCTTGGATAAAAAATAGTGATGTCACCAGATATAAGCAAGTTAAACCATCTAAATATATAATATATTCTGATAAAATAATTGATATAAAAAAATATCCAAACGCTATTAAGTATATAGAAAAATATAAAGATAGACTATTAAGCAGAAGAGAGTGCAAAAAAAATATAAGAAAATGGTATGAATTGCAATGGGGAAGGAATCTGGAGGTATTTTTGCAGCAGAAAATCATATTTCCTTATAAATGTAAAAACAATAGATTTACTATAGATGATATTGGTACTTTAAGTAGTGCAGATGTATATAGTATAACGAATAACAATATATGTTCTATTTATTATCTGTTAGGTATGCTTAACTCAAATTTGTTTGAATACTATTTTAAGTGTGTTGCTAAAAAACTGGGTGTAAATGTATATGATTATTACCCTAATAAAATTATGAATTTAAAAATAAGAGTTGCTTGGGAGAAAGATATAGAAAATTGTGTAAAAGAGCTAATAAAAATAAACAATAATTCGATAGCGAATAATCAAAATAAGATGAGAGCAATTGAATTGGAAATGAAAATGAATGACATCTTTTTTAAAATGTATAAGCTAAATGATAAAGAAATAAAAATAATAAAAAAATTCATACAGTAGTATTAAACCCAGAAATAATATCCTTCCGATTATAAGATGCCTATTAAATGGCGGGCATACCAGCTCGGTATGCCTTCGAATTTACTGAAACCTTCGAATTCGGAATTATGCAGCTTATTATCTGGAGTCATATTAATAATCAGGGTTAAAATTAAAAAACTTCTTATTAAATCTTTGTTATCAAAAAATGTTATATTGTACAAACAATTAATAATATGAATTATATATAAAGAATATGTTTAAAGATATGTATATAAGGTTAACAATAAATTCATGCATATTAATATTATTAACAATTATCCATTAAGCAATATATTTTGTGAGTGGAGATAATAAAAAATAAGGAGTAGATAATTTTGGGTGTAATTTATTTTTCTGATTATTTAGTGCGCCAAGCTGAAGATATATGTTTGAATAGATTTGAAAATGATATTATGCTTGTTTTTAATAATTTTTCGCAAGAAGCAATATTATCGATTATAAATAATATTAAA from Abyssisolibacter fermentans encodes:
- a CDS encoding Eco57I restriction-modification methylase domain-containing protein, with amino-acid sequence MSVDGLKNKVREIMSKVSIDDVDKYIELKKVIIYFVGIKLICNKYSVDIETASKIVGINKKNEQLYSDNSSFDENDKDKLSEILCSLYNECGNISVGKLYENFISAKEQKYLGQVYTPDFIIDEMINISIKPEAIVNNPSYKIIDPACGAGFFLIKIFDKLKEIFVTNRPDIEKKHPQMIDEIYTDLDKFIIENCLWGADIDKFAVFLTRTDLLLKYQNCNKLIKTNIYNKDILLDNDTMLIDLIQDDKSIIDNNSFDLVIGNPPYIGHKKLSILYKKQLKEKFPKIFTDKSDISYCFFKIGYDLLKDGQNLTYITSRYFIEAPSAINLRKFIHSEFDIKKIIDFYGHKVFKQVGVSPAIINCVKSKQNSLTSDIFRLGDNSNFKIKNINQFPYDIFYNYTVDSNNFSVQKWVLLSNEEKKIYNKIDKQGDYVLKNLCNSYQGIITGCDRAFIVNKQQISQFNLETDIILPWIKNSDVTRYKQVKPSKYIIYSDKIIDIKKYPNAIKYIEKYKDRLLSRRECKKNIRKWYELQWGRNLEVFLQQKIIFPYKCKNNRFTIDDIGTLSSADVYSITNNNICSIYYLLGMLNSNLFEYYFKCVAKKLGVNVYDYYPNKIMNLKIRVAWEKDIENCVKELIKINNNSIANNQNKMRAIELEMKMNDIFFKMYKLNDKEIKIIKKFIQ